The proteins below come from a single Ailuropoda melanoleuca isolate Jingjing chromosome 1, ASM200744v2, whole genome shotgun sequence genomic window:
- the ZMIZ2 gene encoding zinc finger MIZ domain-containing protein 2 isoform X2, whose amino-acid sequence MNPMHPVKPALPPTPHGDGPFAYESVPWQQSATQPAGSLSVVTTVWGVGNAAQSQVLGNPMGPAGSPPGSSVMPGMAGSGSALNSPQCLGQQAFGEGAASKGFVQQGVYGRGGYPGGPGFTTGYAGGPGGPGGLGLPSHAARPSTDFTQAAAAAAVAAAAATATATATATVAALQEKQSQELSQYGAMGAGQAFNSQFLQHGGPRGPNVPSSMNPASVGGLLGPSGMSPMGMNPTRAAGMAPLYAGQRLPQHGYPGPPQAQPLPRQGVKRAYSGEVYPGQQYLPGSQYGPSATQYAPGAGQPPAPSSYPGHRLPLQQGMGQSLTASGPAGLHYKPAEQFNGQGTSFNGGSVSYSQPGLSGVRADGREANRVGTWREGARAGGSVGGQPDPLGAAPCPILSRLFPAGAPRTNSTPHHSTLTVCSTPQPTRSIPGYPSSPLPGSPTPPMTPGSSVPYMSTSQEVKSPFLPDLKPSASSLHPSPPGSGPCDELRLTFPVRDGVVLEPFRLQHNLAVSNHAFQLRDSVYKTLMLRPDLELQFKCYHHEDRQMNTNWPASVQVSVNATPLTIERGDNKTSHKPLYLKHVCQPGRNTIQITVTACCCSHLFVLQLVHRPSVRSVLQGLLKKRLLPAEHCITKIKRNFSSGTIPGTPGPNGEDGVEQTAIKVSLKCPITFRRIQLPARGHDCRHIQCFDLESYLQLNCERGTWRCPVCNKTALLEGLEVDQYMLGVLIYIQNSDYEEITIDPTCSWKPVPVKPDVHVKEEPDGPVLKRCRTVSPAHVLMPSVMEMIAALGPGAAPFAPLQPPSAPVPGDYPSQGSGFLGPGTFPDSFPPTTPSTPALPEFTTGPPPSSYQSDLPSSLLTPEKSAPCLPGQMAPAGHLDPAHNPGPQGLHAPSLGGPPGPQLHHPNPPPASRQPLGPVSSGPIGELAFSAATGVMGPPMSGAGEAPEPALDLLPELTNPEELLSYLGPPDLPTNNNDDLLSLFENN is encoded by the exons ATGAACCCCATGCACCCCGTGAAAcccgccctgccccccacaccacACGG TGATGGTCCATTTGCTTACGAGTCGGTGCCTTGGCAACAGAGCGCCACTCAGCCCGCGGGATCGCTGTCGGTGGTCACGACCGTGTGGGGCGTTGGCAACGCGGCCCAGAGCCAG GTTTTGGGGAACCCCATGGGCCCTGCAGGGAGCCCCCCCGGCAGCTCCGTGATGCCCGGCATGGCCGGCAGCGGCTCTGCCCTGAATTCCCCGCAGTGCCTTGGGCAGCAGGCATTTGGTGAGGGTGCCGCCAGCAAGGGCTTCGTGCAGCAAGGGGTGTATGGCCGCGGGGGCTACCCCGGGGGCCCCGGCTTCACTACTGG GTATGCGGGCGGCCCAGGGGGCCCCGGGGGCCTGGGTCTGCCCTCACATGCCGCACGACCCTCCACCGATTTCACTCAGGCAGCGGCGGCGGCCGCGGTGGCTGCTGCTGCGGCCACCGCCACGGCCACCGCCACGGCCACCGTGGCCGCCCTCCaggagaagcagagccaggagctGAGCCAGTACGGAGCG ATGGGGGCCGGGCAGGCTTTTAACAGCCAGTTCCTGCAGCACGGAGGTCCCCGGGGGCCCAACGTCCCCAGCAGCATGAACCCTGCCAGCGTGGGAGGGCTGCTGGGCCCCTCTGGCATGAGCCCCATGGGCATGAACCCCACCCGGGCCGCGGGCATGGCACCCCTGTATGCAGGGCAGCGCCTGCCCCAGCACGGGTACCCTgggcctccccaggcccagccacTGCCCCGACAGGGGGTCAAGAGAGCCTACTCTGGTGAG GTTTATCCGGGGCAGCAGTACCTGCCAGGAAGCCAGTATGGGCCTAGCGCCACCCAGTACGCGCCTGGCGCCGGGCAgcctcccgccccctcctcctACCCCGGGCACCGGCTGCCCCTGCAGCAGGGCATGGGCCAGTCCCTGACCGCCTCTGGCCCTGCGGGACTGCACTACAAG CCTGCAGAGCAGTTCAACGGTCAGGGCACCAGTTTCAACGGGGGCAGCGTCAGCTACAGCCAGCCTGGCCTGAGTGGGGTACGGGCAGACGGACGGGAGGCTAACAGGGTGGGCACATGGAGAGAGGGCGCCCGAGCAGGAGGAAGTGTGGGTGGCCAGCCAGACCCTCTCGGGGCTGCCCCCTGCCCGATTCTGTCTCGACTGTTCCCGGCGGGTGCTCCAAGAACAAACTCCACCCCCCACCATTCCACCTTGACTGTTTGCTCGACCCCACAGCCCACCCGTTCCATTCCTGGCTACCCCAGCTCCCCACTGCCGGGGAGCCCCACGCCGCCCATGACCCCCGGCAGCAGCGTCCCCTACATGTCCACCAGCCAGGAGGTCAAGTCTCCCTTCCTGCCCGACCTCAAGCCCAGTGCGAGCTCCTTGCACCCGTCACCCCCCG GCAGCGGCCCCTGTGACGAGCTGCGGCTGACCTTCCCTGTGCGCGACGGGGTGGTCCTGGAGCCCTTCCGCCTGCAGCACAACCTGGCCGTGAGCAACCACGCCTTCCAGCTCCGCGACTCCGTCTACAAGACCCTGATGCTGAG GCCCGACCTGGAGCTGCAGTTCAAGTGCTACCACCACGAGGACCGGCAGATGAACACCAACTGGCCGGCCTCGGTGCAGGTCAGCGTCAACGCCACCCCACTGACCATCGAGCGCGGCGACAACAAGACGTCCCACAAGCCCCTGTACCTGAAGCATGTGTGCCAGCCGGGCCGCAACACTATCCAGATCACAGTCACAGCCTGCTGCTGC TCCCACCTCTTCGTGCTGCAGCTCGTGCACCGGCCGTCCGTCCGCTCGGTGCTGCAGGGTCTCCTCAAGAAGCGTCTCCTGCCCGCCGAGCACTGCATCACCAAGA TAAAGCGCAACTTCAGCAGCGGCACCATCCCCGGCACGCCAGGGCCCAACGGCGAGGACGGGGTGGAGCAGACGGCCATCAAGGTGTCCCTCAAGTGCCCCATCACCTTCCGCAGGATCCAGCTCCCCGCCCGCGGTCACGACTGCCGCCACATCCAG TGCTTTGACCTGGAGTCCTACCTACAGCTCAACTGTGAGCGGGGGACCTGGAGGTGCCCCGTGTGCAA CAAGACGGCGTTgctggaggggctggaggtggaTCAGTACATGCTGGGGGTCCTCATTTACATTCAGAA CTCCGATTACGAGGAGATCACCATCGACCCGACGTGCAGCTGGAAGCCGGTGCCTGTGAAGCCCGACGTGCATGTGAAGGAGGAGCCCGACGGGCCGGTGCTGAAGCGCTGCCGCACCGTGAGCCCCGCCCACGTGCTCATGCCCAGCGTCATGGAGATGATTGCAGCCCTGGGCCCCGGGGCCGCCCCCTTCGCCCCCCTGCAGCCCCCCTCGGCCCCGGTCCCTGGCGACTATCCCAGCCAGG GTTCCGGCTTCCTGGGACCCGGGACCTTCCCGGACTCCTTCCCGCCCACCACGCCCAGCACCCCGGCCCTTCCTGAGTTCACCACAGGGCCGCCCCCCAGCTCCTACCAGTCTGACCTTCCCAGCAGCCTCCTGACACCGGAGAAgtctgccccctgcctcccagggcag aTGGCACCAGCGGGCCACCTGGACCCGGCCCACAACCCTGGGCCGCAGGGGCTACACGCCCCCAGCCTTGGGGGGCCCCCGGGGCCCCAGCTGCACCATCCAAACCCTCCCCCAGCATCCCGGCAGCCCCTGGGCCCAGTGAGCTCGGGCCCCATCGGCGAGCTGGCCTTCAGTGCGGCCACAGGCGTGATGGGGCCCCCCATGTCTGGGGCGGGGGAGGCCCCAGAACCAGCCCTGGAC CTGCTCCCAGAACTGACCAACCCCGAGGAACTGCTGTCCTACCTGGGCCCACCCGACCTCCCCACAAACAACAATGAtgacctgctctctctcttcgAGAACAACTGA
- the ZMIZ2 gene encoding zinc finger MIZ domain-containing protein 2 isoform X3 produces the protein MNPMHPVKPALPPTPHGDGPFAYESVPWQQSATQPAGSLSVVTTVWGVGNAAQSQVLGNPMGPAGSPPGSSVMPGMAGSGSALNSPQCLGQQAFGEGAASKGFVQQGVYGRGGYPGGPGFTTGYAGGPGGPGGLGLPSHAARPSTDFTQAAAAAAVAAAAATATATATATVAALQEKQSQELSQYGAMGAGQAFNSQFLQHGGPRGPNVPSSMNPASVGGLLGPSGMSPMGMNPTRAAGMAPLYAGQRLPQHGYPGPPQAQPLPRQGVKRAYSGEVYPGQQYLPGSQYGPSATQYAPGAGQPPAPSSYPGHRLPLQQGMGQSLTASGPAGLHYKPAEQFNGQGTSFNGGSVSYSQPGLSGPTRSIPGYPSSPLPGSPTPPMTPGSSVPYMSTSQEVKSPFLPDLKPSASSLHPSPPVAQVQAVGSQQHGPLPGSGPCDELRLTFPVRDGVVLEPFRLQHNLAVSNHAFQLRDSVYKTLMLRPDLELQFKCYHHEDRQMNTNWPASVQVSVNATPLTIERGDNKTSHKPLYLKHVCQPGRNTIQITVTACCCSHLFVLQLVHRPSVRSVLQGLLKKRLLPAEHCITKIKRNFSSGTIPGTPGPNGEDGVEQTAIKVSLKCPITFRRIQLPARGHDCRHIQCFDLESYLQLNCERGTWRCPVCNKTALLEGLEVDQYMLGVLIYIQNSDYEEITIDPTCSWKPVPVKPDVHVKEEPDGPVLKRCRTVSPAHVLMPSVMEMIAALGPGAAPFAPLQPPSAPVPGDYPSQGSGFLGPGTFPDSFPPTTPSTPALPEFTTGPPPSSYQSDLPSSLLTPEKSAPCLPGQMAPAGHLDPAHNPGPQGLHAPSLGGPPGPQLHHPNPPPASRQPLGPVSSGPIGELAFSAATGVMGPPMSGAGEAPEPALDLLPELTNPEELLSYLGPPDLPTNNNDDLLSLFENN, from the exons ATGAACCCCATGCACCCCGTGAAAcccgccctgccccccacaccacACGG TGATGGTCCATTTGCTTACGAGTCGGTGCCTTGGCAACAGAGCGCCACTCAGCCCGCGGGATCGCTGTCGGTGGTCACGACCGTGTGGGGCGTTGGCAACGCGGCCCAGAGCCAG GTTTTGGGGAACCCCATGGGCCCTGCAGGGAGCCCCCCCGGCAGCTCCGTGATGCCCGGCATGGCCGGCAGCGGCTCTGCCCTGAATTCCCCGCAGTGCCTTGGGCAGCAGGCATTTGGTGAGGGTGCCGCCAGCAAGGGCTTCGTGCAGCAAGGGGTGTATGGCCGCGGGGGCTACCCCGGGGGCCCCGGCTTCACTACTGG GTATGCGGGCGGCCCAGGGGGCCCCGGGGGCCTGGGTCTGCCCTCACATGCCGCACGACCCTCCACCGATTTCACTCAGGCAGCGGCGGCGGCCGCGGTGGCTGCTGCTGCGGCCACCGCCACGGCCACCGCCACGGCCACCGTGGCCGCCCTCCaggagaagcagagccaggagctGAGCCAGTACGGAGCG ATGGGGGCCGGGCAGGCTTTTAACAGCCAGTTCCTGCAGCACGGAGGTCCCCGGGGGCCCAACGTCCCCAGCAGCATGAACCCTGCCAGCGTGGGAGGGCTGCTGGGCCCCTCTGGCATGAGCCCCATGGGCATGAACCCCACCCGGGCCGCGGGCATGGCACCCCTGTATGCAGGGCAGCGCCTGCCCCAGCACGGGTACCCTgggcctccccaggcccagccacTGCCCCGACAGGGGGTCAAGAGAGCCTACTCTGGTGAG GTTTATCCGGGGCAGCAGTACCTGCCAGGAAGCCAGTATGGGCCTAGCGCCACCCAGTACGCGCCTGGCGCCGGGCAgcctcccgccccctcctcctACCCCGGGCACCGGCTGCCCCTGCAGCAGGGCATGGGCCAGTCCCTGACCGCCTCTGGCCCTGCGGGACTGCACTACAAG CCTGCAGAGCAGTTCAACGGTCAGGGCACCAGTTTCAACGGGGGCAGCGTCAGCTACAGCCAGCCTGGCCTGAGTGGG CCCACCCGTTCCATTCCTGGCTACCCCAGCTCCCCACTGCCGGGGAGCCCCACGCCGCCCATGACCCCCGGCAGCAGCGTCCCCTACATGTCCACCAGCCAGGAGGTCAAGTCTCCCTTCCTGCCCGACCTCAAGCCCAGTGCGAGCTCCTTGCACCCGTCACCCCCCG TTGCCCAGGTGCAGGCGGTCGGCTCACAACAGCACGGCCCGCTCCCAGGCAGCGGCCCCTGTGACGAGCTGCGGCTGACCTTCCCTGTGCGCGACGGGGTGGTCCTGGAGCCCTTCCGCCTGCAGCACAACCTGGCCGTGAGCAACCACGCCTTCCAGCTCCGCGACTCCGTCTACAAGACCCTGATGCTGAG GCCCGACCTGGAGCTGCAGTTCAAGTGCTACCACCACGAGGACCGGCAGATGAACACCAACTGGCCGGCCTCGGTGCAGGTCAGCGTCAACGCCACCCCACTGACCATCGAGCGCGGCGACAACAAGACGTCCCACAAGCCCCTGTACCTGAAGCATGTGTGCCAGCCGGGCCGCAACACTATCCAGATCACAGTCACAGCCTGCTGCTGC TCCCACCTCTTCGTGCTGCAGCTCGTGCACCGGCCGTCCGTCCGCTCGGTGCTGCAGGGTCTCCTCAAGAAGCGTCTCCTGCCCGCCGAGCACTGCATCACCAAGA TAAAGCGCAACTTCAGCAGCGGCACCATCCCCGGCACGCCAGGGCCCAACGGCGAGGACGGGGTGGAGCAGACGGCCATCAAGGTGTCCCTCAAGTGCCCCATCACCTTCCGCAGGATCCAGCTCCCCGCCCGCGGTCACGACTGCCGCCACATCCAG TGCTTTGACCTGGAGTCCTACCTACAGCTCAACTGTGAGCGGGGGACCTGGAGGTGCCCCGTGTGCAA CAAGACGGCGTTgctggaggggctggaggtggaTCAGTACATGCTGGGGGTCCTCATTTACATTCAGAA CTCCGATTACGAGGAGATCACCATCGACCCGACGTGCAGCTGGAAGCCGGTGCCTGTGAAGCCCGACGTGCATGTGAAGGAGGAGCCCGACGGGCCGGTGCTGAAGCGCTGCCGCACCGTGAGCCCCGCCCACGTGCTCATGCCCAGCGTCATGGAGATGATTGCAGCCCTGGGCCCCGGGGCCGCCCCCTTCGCCCCCCTGCAGCCCCCCTCGGCCCCGGTCCCTGGCGACTATCCCAGCCAGG GTTCCGGCTTCCTGGGACCCGGGACCTTCCCGGACTCCTTCCCGCCCACCACGCCCAGCACCCCGGCCCTTCCTGAGTTCACCACAGGGCCGCCCCCCAGCTCCTACCAGTCTGACCTTCCCAGCAGCCTCCTGACACCGGAGAAgtctgccccctgcctcccagggcag aTGGCACCAGCGGGCCACCTGGACCCGGCCCACAACCCTGGGCCGCAGGGGCTACACGCCCCCAGCCTTGGGGGGCCCCCGGGGCCCCAGCTGCACCATCCAAACCCTCCCCCAGCATCCCGGCAGCCCCTGGGCCCAGTGAGCTCGGGCCCCATCGGCGAGCTGGCCTTCAGTGCGGCCACAGGCGTGATGGGGCCCCCCATGTCTGGGGCGGGGGAGGCCCCAGAACCAGCCCTGGAC CTGCTCCCAGAACTGACCAACCCCGAGGAACTGCTGTCCTACCTGGGCCCACCCGACCTCCCCACAAACAACAATGAtgacctgctctctctcttcgAGAACAACTGA
- the ZMIZ2 gene encoding zinc finger MIZ domain-containing protein 2 isoform X4, translated as MNPMHPVKPALPPTPHGDGPFAYESVPWQQSATQPAGSLSVVTTVWGVGNAAQSQVLGNPMGPAGSPPGSSVMPGMAGSGSALNSPQCLGQQAFGEGAASKGFVQQGVYGRGGYPGGPGFTTGYAGGPGGPGGLGLPSHAARPSTDFTQAAAAAAVAAAAATATATATATVAALQEKQSQELSQYGAMGAGQAFNSQFLQHGGPRGPNVPSSMNPASVGGLLGPSGMSPMGMNPTRAAGMAPLYAGQRLPQHGYPGPPQAQPLPRQGVKRAYSGEVYPGQQYLPGSQYGPSATQYAPGAGQPPAPSSYPGHRLPLQQGMGQSLTASGPAGLHYKPAEQFNGQGTSFNGGSVSYSQPGLSGPTRSIPGYPSSPLPGSPTPPMTPGSSVPYMSTSQEVKSPFLPDLKPSASSLHPSPPGSGPCDELRLTFPVRDGVVLEPFRLQHNLAVSNHAFQLRDSVYKTLMLRPDLELQFKCYHHEDRQMNTNWPASVQVSVNATPLTIERGDNKTSHKPLYLKHVCQPGRNTIQITVTACCCSHLFVLQLVHRPSVRSVLQGLLKKRLLPAEHCITKIKRNFSSGTIPGTPGPNGEDGVEQTAIKVSLKCPITFRRIQLPARGHDCRHIQCFDLESYLQLNCERGTWRCPVCNKTALLEGLEVDQYMLGVLIYIQNSDYEEITIDPTCSWKPVPVKPDVHVKEEPDGPVLKRCRTVSPAHVLMPSVMEMIAALGPGAAPFAPLQPPSAPVPGDYPSQGSGFLGPGTFPDSFPPTTPSTPALPEFTTGPPPSSYQSDLPSSLLTPEKSAPCLPGQMAPAGHLDPAHNPGPQGLHAPSLGGPPGPQLHHPNPPPASRQPLGPVSSGPIGELAFSAATGVMGPPMSGAGEAPEPALDLLPELTNPEELLSYLGPPDLPTNNNDDLLSLFENN; from the exons ATGAACCCCATGCACCCCGTGAAAcccgccctgccccccacaccacACGG TGATGGTCCATTTGCTTACGAGTCGGTGCCTTGGCAACAGAGCGCCACTCAGCCCGCGGGATCGCTGTCGGTGGTCACGACCGTGTGGGGCGTTGGCAACGCGGCCCAGAGCCAG GTTTTGGGGAACCCCATGGGCCCTGCAGGGAGCCCCCCCGGCAGCTCCGTGATGCCCGGCATGGCCGGCAGCGGCTCTGCCCTGAATTCCCCGCAGTGCCTTGGGCAGCAGGCATTTGGTGAGGGTGCCGCCAGCAAGGGCTTCGTGCAGCAAGGGGTGTATGGCCGCGGGGGCTACCCCGGGGGCCCCGGCTTCACTACTGG GTATGCGGGCGGCCCAGGGGGCCCCGGGGGCCTGGGTCTGCCCTCACATGCCGCACGACCCTCCACCGATTTCACTCAGGCAGCGGCGGCGGCCGCGGTGGCTGCTGCTGCGGCCACCGCCACGGCCACCGCCACGGCCACCGTGGCCGCCCTCCaggagaagcagagccaggagctGAGCCAGTACGGAGCG ATGGGGGCCGGGCAGGCTTTTAACAGCCAGTTCCTGCAGCACGGAGGTCCCCGGGGGCCCAACGTCCCCAGCAGCATGAACCCTGCCAGCGTGGGAGGGCTGCTGGGCCCCTCTGGCATGAGCCCCATGGGCATGAACCCCACCCGGGCCGCGGGCATGGCACCCCTGTATGCAGGGCAGCGCCTGCCCCAGCACGGGTACCCTgggcctccccaggcccagccacTGCCCCGACAGGGGGTCAAGAGAGCCTACTCTGGTGAG GTTTATCCGGGGCAGCAGTACCTGCCAGGAAGCCAGTATGGGCCTAGCGCCACCCAGTACGCGCCTGGCGCCGGGCAgcctcccgccccctcctcctACCCCGGGCACCGGCTGCCCCTGCAGCAGGGCATGGGCCAGTCCCTGACCGCCTCTGGCCCTGCGGGACTGCACTACAAG CCTGCAGAGCAGTTCAACGGTCAGGGCACCAGTTTCAACGGGGGCAGCGTCAGCTACAGCCAGCCTGGCCTGAGTGGG CCCACCCGTTCCATTCCTGGCTACCCCAGCTCCCCACTGCCGGGGAGCCCCACGCCGCCCATGACCCCCGGCAGCAGCGTCCCCTACATGTCCACCAGCCAGGAGGTCAAGTCTCCCTTCCTGCCCGACCTCAAGCCCAGTGCGAGCTCCTTGCACCCGTCACCCCCCG GCAGCGGCCCCTGTGACGAGCTGCGGCTGACCTTCCCTGTGCGCGACGGGGTGGTCCTGGAGCCCTTCCGCCTGCAGCACAACCTGGCCGTGAGCAACCACGCCTTCCAGCTCCGCGACTCCGTCTACAAGACCCTGATGCTGAG GCCCGACCTGGAGCTGCAGTTCAAGTGCTACCACCACGAGGACCGGCAGATGAACACCAACTGGCCGGCCTCGGTGCAGGTCAGCGTCAACGCCACCCCACTGACCATCGAGCGCGGCGACAACAAGACGTCCCACAAGCCCCTGTACCTGAAGCATGTGTGCCAGCCGGGCCGCAACACTATCCAGATCACAGTCACAGCCTGCTGCTGC TCCCACCTCTTCGTGCTGCAGCTCGTGCACCGGCCGTCCGTCCGCTCGGTGCTGCAGGGTCTCCTCAAGAAGCGTCTCCTGCCCGCCGAGCACTGCATCACCAAGA TAAAGCGCAACTTCAGCAGCGGCACCATCCCCGGCACGCCAGGGCCCAACGGCGAGGACGGGGTGGAGCAGACGGCCATCAAGGTGTCCCTCAAGTGCCCCATCACCTTCCGCAGGATCCAGCTCCCCGCCCGCGGTCACGACTGCCGCCACATCCAG TGCTTTGACCTGGAGTCCTACCTACAGCTCAACTGTGAGCGGGGGACCTGGAGGTGCCCCGTGTGCAA CAAGACGGCGTTgctggaggggctggaggtggaTCAGTACATGCTGGGGGTCCTCATTTACATTCAGAA CTCCGATTACGAGGAGATCACCATCGACCCGACGTGCAGCTGGAAGCCGGTGCCTGTGAAGCCCGACGTGCATGTGAAGGAGGAGCCCGACGGGCCGGTGCTGAAGCGCTGCCGCACCGTGAGCCCCGCCCACGTGCTCATGCCCAGCGTCATGGAGATGATTGCAGCCCTGGGCCCCGGGGCCGCCCCCTTCGCCCCCCTGCAGCCCCCCTCGGCCCCGGTCCCTGGCGACTATCCCAGCCAGG GTTCCGGCTTCCTGGGACCCGGGACCTTCCCGGACTCCTTCCCGCCCACCACGCCCAGCACCCCGGCCCTTCCTGAGTTCACCACAGGGCCGCCCCCCAGCTCCTACCAGTCTGACCTTCCCAGCAGCCTCCTGACACCGGAGAAgtctgccccctgcctcccagggcag aTGGCACCAGCGGGCCACCTGGACCCGGCCCACAACCCTGGGCCGCAGGGGCTACACGCCCCCAGCCTTGGGGGGCCCCCGGGGCCCCAGCTGCACCATCCAAACCCTCCCCCAGCATCCCGGCAGCCCCTGGGCCCAGTGAGCTCGGGCCCCATCGGCGAGCTGGCCTTCAGTGCGGCCACAGGCGTGATGGGGCCCCCCATGTCTGGGGCGGGGGAGGCCCCAGAACCAGCCCTGGAC CTGCTCCCAGAACTGACCAACCCCGAGGAACTGCTGTCCTACCTGGGCCCACCCGACCTCCCCACAAACAACAATGAtgacctgctctctctcttcgAGAACAACTGA